CGGGGCATCGGCATGTTTGTGGCCGAGGGTGCTTCGCGTGCCATCCGCGAGCGCAGGCGAGGCGACTTTGCCGCGGAGTATATGGCCCCGCTTGTCGATGAAGCAGTGTGCCTGGGCTACAACCGCGCCCAGCTCCATGACCTTTTCGATCGGGTTGCAGAAAGCAGAGGAATGTACTCATGATTACTACCCGCGATTTCACCTTTTCCGCAGGCCTTACCCATGGCTTGGTCGGCCGCAACGGAATTGGCAAGACCACCTTATTGCGAAAAATCGCCGGCCAAATTCAATCCGGCCGCATCACGGTCTTTGACCGCCAGCCCTTTGATAACCAATCCGTGCTCAACCGGGTAATCCTCATGGGCATCGACAATCCGCTGCCGGATTCGTGGGGTAGCAAGAAACTCGGTGCCGTCGGCCAGGCCCGATGGCCCAACTGGAATGCGGAGCGATACGACGACCTCATCGCGCGCTTTGACATCCCAAATAAGGCGTATTCCGCGCTCTCCCGCGGGCAGAAATCGGCGTTGGGATTTGTTTTCGCCGTTGCCTCTGGCTGCGAAATAATGCTTTTGGACGAGCCTTATCTGGGCCTCGACCTGCCGCGGCGCGAACTCTTTTACCAGGTCCTCCGGGAAGAACACGGTCGCACCATCGTGGTATCCACCCATCACCTCAACGAGATAGAGGGCTTACTGGACACCATTTCCCTCATGGGGGAGCACCCCATTAGCGGCCCCGTAGACGAATTTGTCGATTCTTTCCTGGAAATCAGCGGGCCCGAAGAAGCGATCTCCGCGGCCATTTCCGCACTGGACCTGCCGGTATTGGAGCGCGCTTCAACCAGCCTGGGAGACCAGGTGCTTGTCGATGCCCGCACTACCTCGCCCGATCCCGTCTTCCGCTATGCCAACGAACATCACCTCCGGGTAACAGAGGTATCACTTGAAAAGGCTGTCCGATCATTGGAGGAGCAGTCATGAAACTTCTATGGCACACAACGGAATGGGTTTGGGTTACAGTCCTATTCTTCATCGCGCTTTACCCCGTACTTTTTGGCGAAAAGTGGGGAA
This is a stretch of genomic DNA from Corynebacterium accolens. It encodes these proteins:
- a CDS encoding ATP-binding cassette domain-containing protein, producing MITTRDFTFSAGLTHGLVGRNGIGKTTLLRKIAGQIQSGRITVFDRQPFDNQSVLNRVILMGIDNPLPDSWGSKKLGAVGQARWPNWNAERYDDLIARFDIPNKAYSALSRGQKSALGFVFAVASGCEIMLLDEPYLGLDLPRRELFYQVLREEHGRTIVVSTHHLNEIEGLLDTISLMGEHPISGPVDEFVDSFLEISGPEEAISAAISALDLPVLERASTSLGDQVLVDARTTSPDPVFRYANEHHLRVTEVSLEKAVRSLEEQS